In Mycoplasmopsis californica, one genomic interval encodes:
- a CDS encoding YneF family protein, with protein sequence MGTTGWVLTIIFVSLFVGLIGGLIGFFIARSKIQKQIKENPPINEKMVRAMFLQMGRKPSEAQVKNVMRSIYNAKNN encoded by the coding sequence ATGGGGACAACCGGATGGGTATTAACCATTATATTTGTTTCTTTATTTGTAGGTTTAATTGGTGGTTTAATCGGGTTTTTTATCGCAAGATCAAAAATTCAAAAACAAATTAAAGAAAACCCTCCAATTAACGAAAAAATGGTTCGTGCAATGTTTTTGCAAATGGGTAGAAAACCTTCAGAAGCTCAAGTTAAAAATGTTATGCGTTCAATTTATAATGCAAAAAATAATTAG